In one Thioclava sp. ES.031 genomic region, the following are encoded:
- a CDS encoding ABC transporter ATP-binding protein yields MRKEVLLDVIELNAGYGGKPVLQGVDFQVREGEIVAVIGRNGVGKSTLMKTLIGLLSTDKGSINLDGASIDLLSAHKRARKGIGYVPQGRDVFPRMTVLENLLVGESIAGKSTPGKVDEIFRYFPILKERADQRAGTMSGGQQQQLAIGRVLMGDPSMILLDEPSEGIQPNIVQDIARIMVELNRETGVTVVFVEQNVDMIRAMAQRCYVMDKGRIVAELDREMLQDRDTIRRYLSV; encoded by the coding sequence ATGCGTAAGGAAGTCCTTCTCGACGTGATCGAACTCAATGCGGGCTACGGCGGCAAGCCGGTGCTGCAAGGCGTCGATTTTCAGGTCCGCGAGGGCGAGATCGTCGCCGTGATCGGGCGCAACGGGGTCGGCAAATCGACCCTGATGAAAACGCTGATCGGGCTGTTGTCGACCGACAAGGGCTCGATCAACCTCGACGGCGCGTCGATCGACCTGCTCTCGGCGCATAAACGGGCGCGCAAGGGCATCGGCTATGTGCCGCAAGGCCGCGACGTCTTCCCGCGCATGACCGTGCTGGAAAACCTGCTCGTCGGCGAAAGCATCGCGGGCAAGTCCACACCGGGCAAGGTCGACGAGATCTTCCGCTATTTCCCGATCCTCAAGGAGCGCGCCGATCAACGCGCGGGAACGATGTCGGGCGGTCAGCAGCAGCAGCTCGCCATCGGGCGCGTGCTGATGGGCGATCCGTCGATGATCCTGCTCGACGAGCCGTCCGAGGGGATCCAGCCGAACATCGTGCAGGACATCGCGCGCATCATGGTCGAGCTGAACCGCGAGACCGGCGTGACCGTCGTCTTCGTGGAGCAGAATGTCGACATGATCCGGGCGATGGCGCAGCGCTGCTACGTCATGGACAAGGGCCGGATCGTCGCCGAGCTCGACCGCGAGATGCTGCAGGACCGCGACACGATCCGACGATACCTGTCGGTCTGA
- a CDS encoding ABC transporter ATP-binding protein has translation MAILETRQLNKHFGGLHVTGNVDFALQPGEMHCLIGPNGAGKSTFFKLILGEHLPDSGEILYDGEEITRAKPFERIRKGISVKFQVPGIFKELSVQQNLTIALQHHVAPEILQEEIDRLLEFLKLSQDRKQLAGNLSHGQKQWLEIGMAVALKPRLLLLDEPTAGMTPDETFATGEMLQELNREGMTLLAVEHDMAFVRQIAHQVTVLHFGKIFAQGTIDEIVADERVAAIYLGEVDA, from the coding sequence ATGGCCATTCTCGAAACACGCCAGCTCAACAAGCATTTCGGCGGGCTCCACGTCACGGGCAATGTCGATTTCGCGCTTCAGCCCGGAGAGATGCATTGCCTGATCGGCCCCAACGGGGCGGGCAAGAGCACCTTCTTCAAGCTGATCCTGGGCGAACATCTGCCCGATAGCGGAGAGATCCTCTATGACGGCGAGGAGATCACCCGCGCGAAACCCTTCGAGCGCATCCGCAAGGGGATCAGCGTGAAGTTCCAGGTGCCCGGCATCTTCAAGGAGCTGAGCGTCCAGCAGAACCTGACGATCGCGCTTCAGCACCATGTCGCGCCCGAGATCCTGCAAGAGGAGATCGACCGGCTGCTGGAGTTCCTCAAACTCTCGCAGGATCGCAAGCAGCTCGCCGGCAATCTCAGCCACGGGCAGAAACAGTGGCTGGAGATCGGCATGGCGGTAGCGCTGAAACCGCGCCTGCTGCTGCTGGACGAGCCGACCGCCGGGATGACGCCCGACGAGACCTTCGCCACCGGCGAGATGCTTCAGGAGCTCAACCGCGAGGGCATGACCCTGCTGGCGGTGGAGCACGACATGGCCTTCGTGCGCCAGATCGCCCACCAGGTCACGGTGCTCCATTTCGGCAAGATTTTCGCGCAGGGCACCATCGACGAGATCGTCGCCGATGAACGTGTCGCCGCCATCTATCTGGGAGAAGTCGATGCGTAA
- a CDS encoding ABC transporter permease: protein MSSASRFTSILKLIEGPQTLGKGPKFWSGFSVVLLAACAYPFFADSYDVGNNVYFFNWLFMAMGLSLIWGYGGALSFGQTAFFGVAGYAYGVLTINLGDAYGLTLLSLVLAVGLSALFAAILGYFLFFGRISGVFLGIVTLSVTLVLERFMAQTAGPEWAIGKARLNGFNGMGAMPSLTIPWPGGNIVLYPDVTLYYVTLVLLLVCYLGLRILVNSRFGNVIVAIRENPMRAEMLGYDVRKYQLATFVIGSALAGLSGVLYTSWGNYITPASMGMTAASLPIVWVAVGGRTDLTTTVIGTLAVLMVFQSLTIYGSQYALIVMGTLLVITVLIAPRGIVIALLSPFMRRKSKLEGER, encoded by the coding sequence GTGAGCAGCGCATCCCGTTTCACTTCCATTCTGAAGCTCATCGAGGGGCCGCAAACCCTCGGCAAGGGACCGAAATTCTGGTCGGGCTTCAGCGTCGTCCTGCTGGCCGCCTGCGCCTATCCGTTCTTCGCGGACAGCTATGACGTCGGCAATAACGTCTACTTCTTCAACTGGCTCTTCATGGCGATGGGGCTCAGCCTGATCTGGGGCTATGGCGGGGCGCTCAGCTTCGGCCAGACCGCCTTCTTCGGGGTCGCGGGCTACGCCTACGGGGTCCTGACGATCAACCTCGGCGACGCCTACGGCCTGACGCTGCTCTCGCTCGTGCTGGCGGTTGGCCTGAGCGCACTCTTCGCAGCGATCCTTGGCTACTTCCTGTTCTTCGGGCGCATCAGCGGCGTGTTCCTCGGCATCGTGACGCTCTCGGTGACGCTGGTGCTCGAGCGCTTCATGGCGCAGACGGCGGGGCCGGAATGGGCGATCGGCAAGGCGCGTCTGAACGGCTTCAACGGCATGGGCGCGATGCCCTCGCTGACGATCCCGTGGCCGGGCGGCAATATCGTGCTCTATCCGGACGTGACCCTCTATTACGTCACGCTGGTGCTGCTGCTGGTCTGCTATCTCGGCCTGCGCATCCTCGTGAATTCGCGCTTCGGCAATGTCATCGTGGCGATCCGCGAGAACCCGATGCGCGCCGAGATGCTGGGCTATGACGTGCGCAAGTATCAGCTTGCGACCTTCGTGATCGGCTCCGCGCTCGCGGGCCTCTCGGGTGTGCTCTACACCTCCTGGGGCAACTACATCACGCCTGCCTCGATGGGGATGACGGCGGCCTCGCTGCCCATCGTCTGGGTCGCGGTCGGCGGACGCACGGACCTCACCACCACGGTCATCGGCACGCTCGCGGTGCTCATGGTGTTCCAGTCGCTCACGATCTACGGCAGCCAATATGCGCTGATCGTGATGGGAACGCTGCTGGTGATCACCGTCCTGATCGCCCCGCGTGGCATCGTCATCGCGCTGCTCTCGCCCTTCATGCGCCGGAAATCCAAACTGGAAGGAGAGCGGTGA
- a CDS encoding branched-chain amino acid ABC transporter permease encodes MEFLYSLFSFFYQFGDAFAFLVLSACGLAVIFGMMGVINLAHGEFILCGAYVSTSATHMGVPLPIAIALGSLAAGIAGMIVEVVVIRPLYKRPLDTIVATWGISMIVTQGTLIVLGTTMAGSGTPFGSFTVGDYSYSIYRIVLVVMALATLAALWLMFTKTRFGILARATIQVPHVAEALGVNTNLIYSLTFGLGAALAGLAGGLYAPTMTLVPTMGAAFMVEAFVTVVVGGADIFLGTAPAAVVLGFIKASLTSWQGQLAGQIGMLIAVIIVIRILPRGISGKILKERA; translated from the coding sequence ATGGAGTTCCTCTACTCTCTTTTCAGCTTCTTCTACCAGTTCGGAGACGCGTTCGCCTTCCTCGTGCTCAGCGCCTGCGGCCTCGCGGTGATCTTCGGCATGATGGGCGTGATCAACCTCGCGCATGGCGAGTTCATCCTCTGCGGCGCCTATGTCTCGACGAGCGCCACCCATATGGGCGTGCCCCTTCCGATCGCGATCGCGCTGGGCTCTCTGGCCGCCGGTATCGCCGGGATGATCGTCGAGGTCGTGGTGATCCGACCGCTCTACAAACGTCCCCTCGATACGATCGTGGCTACCTGGGGGATCTCGATGATCGTCACCCAAGGCACGCTGATCGTGCTGGGCACGACGATGGCGGGCAGCGGCACGCCCTTCGGCAGCTTCACCGTCGGCGACTATTCCTATTCGATCTACCGCATCGTGCTCGTGGTAATGGCGCTCGCGACGCTGGCCGCGCTGTGGCTGATGTTTACCAAGACGCGCTTCGGCATCCTTGCCCGCGCCACGATCCAGGTGCCGCATGTGGCCGAGGCGCTCGGGGTCAACACCAACCTGATCTACAGCCTGACCTTCGGTCTGGGCGCGGCGCTCGCGGGGCTTGCCGGTGGGCTTTACGCGCCGACGATGACGCTCGTGCCGACGATGGGGGCCGCCTTCATGGTCGAGGCTTTCGTGACCGTCGTTGTGGGCGGCGCAGACATCTTCCTCGGGACGGCGCCTGCCGCGGTCGTGCTTGGCTTCATCAAAGCGTCGCTGACCTCCTGGCAGGGCCAGCTTGCCGGTCAGATCGGCATGCTCATCGCCGTCATCATCGTGATCCGCATCCTGCCGCGCGGCATCAGCGGCAAGATCCTGAAAGAAAGGGCCTGA
- a CDS encoding urea ABC transporter substrate-binding protein, whose product MNRKLISTASVLATLLSFAGPVAAQDAEPIKIGVLEDQSGDFALATIGKVHGIQLATKEINDAGGIAGRPIELVTYDTQSDNTRYQEFMRRVLQRDKVDVVFAGFSSASREAYRPIVNQFDGLAFYNNQYEGGVCDANMIVTGAVPEQQFSTLIPYMMEKYGKNVYTIAADYNFGQISAEWVRNIVKDNGGEMVGEEFIPLGVSQFSQTIQNIQAAKPDFVVTLLVGTAQSSYYEQAGSANVDLPMASSVNVGQGYEHKRFTPPSLKDMYATVNYVEEIDTPESKAFVEKFHAMFPDEPYINQEAENSYAAVYLYKEMVEKAGGSTALEDVRATLADGNLCYDAPEGEMCIDPKSQHTSHTIYLAHVLEDHSIEFPKKWDDIKPYWLGDVGCDLTQNDPSDQYTPSHLPTE is encoded by the coding sequence ATGAACAGGAAACTGATCAGCACCGCTTCGGTGCTCGCTACCCTATTGTCTTTTGCCGGCCCTGTGGCGGCTCAGGATGCGGAGCCGATCAAGATCGGTGTGCTCGAAGACCAGTCGGGGGATTTCGCCCTCGCGACCATCGGCAAGGTGCATGGCATCCAGCTGGCCACCAAGGAAATCAACGACGCGGGCGGCATCGCCGGTCGTCCGATCGAACTGGTGACCTACGACACCCAGTCGGACAACACGCGCTATCAGGAATTCATGCGCCGCGTGCTGCAGCGCGACAAGGTGGACGTGGTCTTCGCGGGCTTCTCCTCGGCCTCGCGTGAAGCTTACCGTCCGATCGTCAACCAGTTCGACGGGCTGGCCTTCTACAACAACCAGTATGAAGGCGGCGTCTGCGACGCGAACATGATCGTCACCGGCGCGGTGCCGGAGCAGCAGTTCTCGACGCTGATCCCCTACATGATGGAGAAGTACGGCAAGAACGTCTACACGATCGCCGCCGACTACAACTTCGGCCAGATCTCGGCCGAATGGGTGCGCAACATCGTCAAGGACAATGGCGGCGAGATGGTGGGCGAAGAGTTCATCCCGCTCGGCGTGTCGCAGTTCTCGCAGACCATCCAGAACATCCAGGCCGCCAAGCCCGACTTCGTGGTGACGCTGCTCGTGGGCACGGCGCAGTCGTCCTATTACGAGCAGGCCGGTTCGGCGAATGTCGACCTGCCGATGGCGTCCTCGGTGAACGTGGGTCAGGGCTACGAGCATAAGCGCTTCACGCCCCCGAGCCTGAAGGACATGTATGCGACGGTGAACTATGTCGAGGAAATCGACACGCCGGAAAGCAAGGCCTTCGTCGAGAAGTTCCACGCGATGTTCCCCGACGAGCCCTACATCAACCAGGAAGCCGAGAACTCCTACGCGGCGGTCTATCTCTACAAGGAGATGGTCGAGAAAGCCGGCGGCTCCACCGCTCTGGAAGATGTGCGCGCCACGCTCGCCGATGGCAACCTGTGCTACGACGCGCCCGAGGGTGAGATGTGCATCGATCCGAAGAGCCAGCACACCTCGCACACGATCTATCTGGCCCATGTGCTGGAAGATCACTCGATCGAGTTCCCGAAGAAATGGGATGACATCAAGCCCTACTGGCTGGGCGATGTCGGCTGCGATCTGACCCAGAACGATCCGAGCGACCAGTACACCCCGTCGCACCTGCCGACGGAGTAA
- a CDS encoding ANTAR domain-containing response regulator, with amino-acid sequence MKTPRIAQNFRGRRAVIFTTEGRSLGILEATLRRLGLEPDTRPLPLRQDFELPEDLSPEADLVIIDGDLNLPPAWPESYNLSPQHAPCPTVGLVGTEAPSRLKAMLQLGAASFLQKPIHSGAVYSALYLGVNAFEQIDGLKASLDDMGERRRKRIYVIKAVAALMRQRGLNEDAAYDLLRKDSMRARVSVEDHCESLMLANPDSDLDRGETKKRCQAR; translated from the coding sequence ATGAAGACACCCCGGATCGCGCAAAACTTCCGCGGCCGCAGGGCCGTCATCTTCACCACCGAGGGCCGCTCGCTGGGTATTCTCGAAGCCACGCTGCGCAGGCTCGGGCTGGAGCCGGATACCCGTCCCCTCCCGCTGCGCCAGGACTTCGAGCTGCCCGAAGATCTCAGCCCGGAGGCCGACCTCGTCATCATCGACGGCGACCTGAACCTGCCGCCTGCATGGCCCGAGAGTTACAATCTGTCGCCCCAGCATGCGCCGTGTCCGACGGTCGGGCTGGTCGGCACGGAAGCGCCGAGCCGTCTCAAGGCGATGCTCCAACTCGGGGCCGCGTCCTTCCTGCAAAAACCGATCCATAGCGGAGCCGTCTATTCCGCTCTCTATCTGGGCGTGAACGCGTTCGAGCAAATCGACGGCCTCAAGGCGAGCCTCGACGATATGGGCGAACGCCGCCGCAAACGGATTTACGTCATCAAGGCTGTCGCTGCGCTCATGCGCCAGCGCGGGCTTAACGAAGATGCCGCATATGACCTTCTGCGAAAGGACAGCATGCGCGCGCGCGTCAGCGTCGAGGACCACTGCGAGTCCCTGATGCTGGCAAACCCGGACAGCGATCTCGATCGCGGTGAAACGAAAAAGAGGTGTCAGGCGCGCTAG
- a CDS encoding transporter substrate-binding domain-containing protein has product MTRLDLQIGLLFSTTGAYGRVAHTQLNGAQLACDEINADPSAAVTFHPIHIDPESDLHRYAPAVQSMFDRGIRHICGCYTSSSRKEVIPLFEKHDALLWYPTHYEGFESSTNVIYTGAAPNHHMSPLIDFLCARFGRRAYCIGSNYIWGWESNRVMREELQRRRGEVVAERYLPVGETDMAAIIEEILETKPDFVFNALIGDSSYAFFRAFRETCEARGIEQTTRFPIASCNLSEPELRAIGPVGADGQISSSVYFSSLAGERNTRFVEAYGKAFPEGPVVSAEAEAAYIAIHMLAKSIADAGTASVGAVLEAAAGQVFDAPQGRVTIDPETYHASLTPRIGLSRADFEFDILLEAPEPIAADPYLVSSTTAFEPAERRRNVRVVQ; this is encoded by the coding sequence ATGACACGTCTCGACCTACAGATCGGCCTGCTTTTCTCGACCACCGGCGCATACGGTAGAGTCGCGCATACGCAGCTCAACGGCGCGCAGCTTGCCTGCGACGAGATCAATGCGGACCCGAGCGCGGCGGTCACTTTCCATCCCATCCATATCGACCCCGAGAGCGATCTGCACAGATACGCGCCGGCGGTTCAGAGCATGTTCGATCGCGGCATCCGTCATATCTGCGGCTGCTACACCTCGTCGAGCCGCAAGGAAGTGATCCCGCTCTTCGAGAAGCATGACGCGCTGTTGTGGTATCCGACGCATTACGAAGGCTTCGAGAGCTCGACCAACGTCATCTATACCGGTGCGGCGCCGAACCATCACATGTCGCCGCTCATCGATTTCCTCTGCGCGCGCTTCGGCCGCCGCGCCTATTGCATCGGCTCGAACTATATCTGGGGCTGGGAAAGCAACCGGGTGATGCGCGAAGAGCTGCAGCGGCGCCGCGGCGAAGTGGTGGCGGAGCGGTATCTGCCGGTCGGCGAGACCGATATGGCCGCCATCATCGAGGAGATCCTCGAGACCAAGCCCGATTTCGTGTTCAACGCGCTGATCGGCGACTCCTCTTACGCGTTCTTCCGGGCCTTCCGCGAGACCTGCGAGGCGCGCGGGATCGAGCAGACCACGCGCTTCCCCATTGCAAGCTGTAACCTGTCGGAGCCCGAGCTTCGCGCGATCGGGCCGGTGGGGGCCGATGGGCAGATCAGCTCCAGCGTCTATTTCTCGTCCCTCGCGGGAGAGCGCAACACGCGCTTCGTCGAGGCCTATGGCAAAGCCTTCCCCGAGGGGCCTGTCGTCTCCGCCGAAGCCGAAGCCGCCTATATCGCCATTCATATGCTCGCGAAATCCATCGCCGATGCGGGCACCGCGTCGGTGGGGGCGGTGCTCGAAGCGGCTGCGGGTCAGGTTTTCGACGCACCGCAGGGCCGGGTCACGATCGACCCCGAAACCTACCATGCCTCGCTCACGCCTCGCATTGGCTTGTCGCGCGCGGATTTCGAGTTCGACATCCTGCTCGAAGCGCCCGAACCCATCGCGGCCGACCCTTACCTCGTGTCCTCGACGACGGCCTTCGAGCCGGCGGAGCGGCGCAGGAACGTGAGGGTGGTTCAATGA
- a CDS encoding SPOR domain-containing protein: MTEQKKMTRKRVTGFALMLGAGIALAGCQESGGSPFGMFKKKPADETASPGDAETVTENGQKMIERDVEAPQVFSVDEKGLWDGRPSLGGVWVAHPDVKDPERVIIRNPSNGKFVIGALFKRETDNPGPKLQVSSDAADALGLLAGAPTELSVVALRRETVPVKEDKPAPLVDKPVIAAPETVEQKSLDEVTATAEAGIAKAQGTPKPTAKPVKPAIGAAPAPAPAPAAPVASAAPQPSTPKMSTGAGYIQIGIFSVEANAKRAQSQMAKAGVIAEIRKEQSHSKTFWRVIAGPAPTKSDLDALKTKIHGLGYPDAYPVSK, translated from the coding sequence ATGACTGAGCAGAAGAAGATGACGCGCAAGCGGGTGACGGGCTTTGCCCTGATGCTGGGCGCGGGGATCGCGCTGGCAGGCTGTCAGGAAAGCGGCGGCTCCCCGTTCGGGATGTTCAAGAAGAAACCTGCGGACGAGACCGCAAGCCCCGGCGACGCCGAGACCGTCACCGAAAACGGCCAGAAGATGATCGAGCGCGACGTCGAAGCGCCGCAGGTCTTCTCGGTCGATGAAAAGGGCCTGTGGGACGGGCGTCCCTCGCTGGGCGGCGTCTGGGTCGCACATCCGGACGTCAAAGACCCCGAGCGGGTGATCATCCGCAACCCGTCGAACGGCAAATTCGTCATCGGCGCGCTGTTCAAGCGCGAGACCGACAATCCCGGGCCGAAACTGCAGGTCAGCTCGGACGCGGCCGATGCGCTGGGGCTGCTGGCGGGCGCGCCGACCGAGCTCTCCGTCGTGGCGCTGCGCCGCGAGACGGTGCCGGTCAAGGAAGACAAGCCCGCGCCGCTCGTCGACAAGCCGGTGATCGCAGCCCCCGAAACGGTCGAGCAGAAGTCGCTCGACGAGGTGACCGCAACCGCCGAAGCGGGCATCGCGAAGGCGCAAGGCACGCCGAAACCCACGGCGAAACCGGTCAAGCCCGCAATCGGCGCGGCCCCTGCCCCGGCGCCCGCCCCCGCAGCCCCGGTGGCTTCGGCGGCTCCGCAGCCGAGCACGCCGAAAATGAGCACCGGCGCAGGCTATATCCAGATCGGCATCTTCTCCGTCGAGGCGAATGCGAAACGCGCCCAGAGCCAGATGGCCAAGGCGGGCGTGATCGCCGAGATCAGGAAGGAACAAAGCCATTCCAAGACCTTCTGGCGCGTGATCGCGGGCCCCGCGCCCACGAAATCCGACC